From a single Endozoicomonas euniceicola genomic region:
- a CDS encoding sulfite exporter TauE/SafE family protein produces the protein MDFGVPLLPFLFVAVPAVLIAALGKGGLGNAMGVMSVPLMSLVIPPVQAATILLPLLLIMDLFAIWGWRGFVDWNILKVIMLPGLMGVGLGLLIFYHLPENAIRFLIGSIAILFCLHQFFSKGAAPHKPSRLKGIFWATVSGFTSFGVHAGGAPLSVYMLPLKLDKRVLSGTMAIFFGVVNLFKIPAYGSLGELSVDNLILSAMMLPLCPLGVYAGMKLVHRVREAIFYRVLYTGLLITGVKLIMDAL, from the coding sequence ATGGACTTTGGTGTGCCACTGTTGCCATTTTTATTCGTTGCTGTACCCGCGGTTCTTATCGCTGCTTTGGGAAAAGGTGGGTTGGGTAACGCCATGGGAGTGATGTCTGTTCCCCTGATGTCGCTGGTGATTCCACCGGTTCAGGCGGCTACTATTCTTCTGCCGCTATTGCTTATCATGGACCTGTTTGCCATCTGGGGTTGGAGAGGGTTTGTAGACTGGAATATCCTGAAGGTCATTATGCTACCGGGCTTAATGGGGGTAGGGCTTGGGTTACTGATTTTTTATCATCTGCCTGAAAATGCCATTCGTTTTCTTATTGGTAGCATCGCTATTTTGTTTTGCCTTCATCAGTTTTTCTCAAAAGGAGCCGCACCCCATAAACCCAGCCGTCTGAAAGGCATTTTCTGGGCAACAGTCAGTGGCTTTACCAGTTTTGGCGTTCACGCCGGGGGAGCGCCGCTCAGTGTGTATATGCTGCCCCTGAAACTGGATAAAAGGGTACTGAGTGGCACGATGGCGATATTCTTCGGGGTAGTGAATCTCTTCAAAATTCCAGCGTATGGCAGTTTGGGTGAACTGAGCGTTGATAACCTTATACTGTCGGCTATGATGTTACCTCTCTGCCCGTTGGGTGTTTACGCAGGTATGAAGCTGGTGCATCGTGTTCGTGAAGCTATTTTTTACAGGGTGCTTTACACCGGATTGTTGATAACCGGCGTAAAGCTCATTATGGATGCGCTGTGA
- a CDS encoding LacI family DNA-binding transcriptional regulator has product MANIKDVAKLAGVSISTVSRVVNNTAGVARSKKEAVVRAMSELDYKPNSFAKALVSNKSDTLGLVVGDLGDPFFSLLMRGVEKVASHYNKQLLVSSGHHDPEREKEAILSLIDRRCDAIVVHSKALSDYQVMELLESQTSSVIINRSIQGFEARCIYLDNRKAGEMATRYLLEHGHRHIAFISRSSENKHLELEDTRDRYQGYQEALLAHSIFPDTGLLSKNQPDEQGGYNATIELLNRKVEFTAIFAYNDAMAAGCMMALRERKVQVPNDVSVMGVDDVLLAHFLNPGLTTVRYPIEAMGTAAASLALALAGEHEPGKQEQPKLVREFIPEIKIRESVRYLK; this is encoded by the coding sequence GTGGCTAATATAAAAGATGTCGCGAAACTGGCGGGAGTCTCCATATCTACTGTTTCCCGCGTCGTTAACAATACGGCAGGTGTTGCCCGGAGCAAAAAAGAGGCTGTAGTGCGAGCCATGTCTGAGCTTGACTACAAACCGAACAGTTTTGCCAAGGCTCTGGTCAGCAATAAATCCGATACCCTGGGCCTGGTGGTCGGCGACCTGGGTGATCCGTTCTTCAGCCTGCTTATGCGCGGTGTTGAAAAGGTTGCGAGTCACTATAACAAACAGCTGTTAGTCAGCTCAGGCCACCACGATCCGGAAAGGGAAAAAGAGGCCATCCTCTCTTTGATCGACCGCCGATGTGATGCCATTGTCGTTCATTCCAAAGCGCTCTCTGACTATCAGGTGATGGAACTGCTTGAGTCTCAAACCAGCTCGGTCATTATCAATCGAAGCATTCAGGGCTTTGAGGCGCGTTGCATCTATCTCGACAACCGTAAAGCCGGAGAGATGGCCACCCGCTATCTGCTTGAACACGGGCATCGGCATATTGCATTTATCTCCCGTTCTTCAGAAAACAAACACCTTGAACTCGAAGATACCCGTGACCGCTACCAGGGCTATCAGGAGGCTCTGCTGGCTCACAGCATATTCCCGGACACTGGATTGCTCAGCAAAAACCAGCCTGACGAACAGGGAGGCTATAACGCCACCATTGAGCTGCTGAACCGTAAGGTTGAATTTACCGCTATCTTTGCCTACAACGATGCGATGGCTGCAGGGTGCATGATGGCGTTAAGGGAGCGCAAAGTGCAGGTGCCAAACGACGTATCAGTGATGGGGGTTGATGACGTACTGCTGGCACACTTCCTTAACCCTGGACTGACCACTGTCCGCTATCCCATTGAAGCCATGGGCACAGCGGCTGCGTCTCTGGCTCTGGCACTCGCTGGCGAACATGAGCCCGGAAAGCAGGAGCAGCCAAAACTGGTTCGGGAGTTTATACCTGAGATTAAAATCAGGGAATCGGTACGCTACCTGAAATAA
- a CDS encoding Sec-independent protein translocase subunit TatA, translating into MGLGGISIWQLVIILLIVVMLFGTKKLKTLGSDLGSAVKGFKDATASEKNEGQASGKEIPHDKS; encoded by the coding sequence ATGGGTCTGGGTGGAATCAGTATCTGGCAGCTGGTGATTATTCTGTTGATTGTCGTGATGTTGTTCGGTACCAAAAAGCTAAAGACACTGGGCAGTGATCTGGGTAGTGCGGTTAAAGGATTTAAGGACGCTACAGCCAGTGAAAAGAATGAAGGCCAGGCTTCCGGTAAGGAAATCCCGCACGATAAATCCTGA
- the tatB gene encoding Sec-independent protein translocase protein TatB → MFDIGFSEILVIALLGLVVLGPERLPQVIRTAVRWLHHFRQTARNVRETMESELNIEEIKQDLHFKDIERQLQGVKQQASEAGESMNNMSSQLQEELDRSLSQQLDNKEPLDKKELLDSKEGSLVKSQPGDKP, encoded by the coding sequence GTGTTTGATATTGGCTTTTCCGAAATATTGGTCATTGCTCTTCTGGGGCTGGTGGTTCTGGGGCCTGAGAGACTTCCCCAGGTAATCCGTACCGCTGTCCGCTGGCTTCATCACTTCAGGCAGACTGCGCGTAATGTTCGGGAAACCATGGAAAGCGAGCTTAATATTGAAGAAATCAAACAGGATTTGCATTTCAAGGATATTGAACGACAGTTGCAGGGTGTAAAGCAGCAGGCTTCTGAGGCAGGGGAGAGTATGAATAATATGTCGTCCCAGTTGCAGGAAGAACTTGATCGTTCTCTCAGTCAGCAGCTTGATAACAAGGAGCCGCTTGATAAGAAGGAGCTGCTTGATAGCAAGGAAGGCTCGTTGGTTAAGAGTCAACCAGGAGACAAACCATGA